In Candidatus Woesearchaeota archaeon, a genomic segment contains:
- a CDS encoding translation initiation factor IF-2 subunit beta → MNYEDMLKQAREKIPEPSKNTERFEIPKVRGQIEGNKTIISNFNQIAEHIARPAQHLLKYVQRELATPGIFRKQAVIFGSKISASKINDAITNYVNEFVICKECNKPDTKLNKEGDIYYMKCQACGAKHTFTSKI, encoded by the coding sequence ATGAATTATGAAGACATGTTAAAACAGGCCAGAGAAAAAATCCCTGAACCTTCTAAAAATACAGAGAGATTTGAAATTCCAAAAGTTAGAGGACAAATAGAAGGAAATAAAACAATAATATCAAACTTCAACCAAATAGCAGAACACATAGCAAGACCTGCGCAGCATCTTCTTAAATATGTACAAAGAGAACTTGCCACACCAGGAATATTTAGAAAACAAGCAGTAATCTTTGGATCAAAAATTTCCGCTTCTAAAATAAATGATGCAATAACTAACTACGTAAATGAATTTGTAATCTGTAAGGAATGCAACAAACCAGACACTAAACTAAATAAAGAAGGGGACATATATTACATGAAATGTCAAGCTTGCGGAGCAAAACACACATTTACATCAAAAAT